A window of the Alphaproteobacteria bacterium genome harbors these coding sequences:
- a CDS encoding metalloregulator ArsR/SmtB family transcription factor has protein sequence MDASNLNGTFAALADPTRRAILARLALGEATVNELAAPFAISLPAVSRHLKVLERAALIVRTRDGQHRRCRLNAHALSEAAEWIAFYRRFWNERFDRLDRQLRGSRKSREKIHGKSKQAQRRGS, from the coding sequence ATAGACGCATCGAATCTCAACGGCACTTTCGCCGCCCTTGCCGATCCGACGCGTCGCGCGATACTCGCCCGGCTTGCACTCGGCGAGGCGACGGTCAACGAACTTGCAGCGCCGTTCGCCATCTCCCTTCCCGCGGTCTCGCGCCATTTGAAGGTGCTTGAGCGCGCGGCGCTGATCGTTCGTACGCGTGACGGGCAGCATCGACGGTGTCGTCTCAACGCGCATGCACTGAGTGAGGCGGCCGAATGGATCGCCTTCTATCGCCGCTTCTGGAACGAGAGGTTCGATCGGCTCGACCGGCAGCTTCGCGGTTCGCGCAAATCCAGGGAGAAGATCCATGGCAAGTCCAAGCAAGCCCAGCGCCGCGGAAGCTGA
- a CDS encoding transglutaminase-like cysteine peptidase codes for MKDLAQLSDREKLERVNSALNRHPYVSSYQNWGEVNYWETPFEFLRRNGQCQDYSVAKFMMLRATGFPNERLRIVIVHDDERQLDHAVLIAYVDGEALLLDNQFTSVVPAAKVRRYRPYYSINETGWWLYIAESNDRGHGARGLD; via the coding sequence TTGAAGGATTTGGCGCAGCTCTCCGACCGGGAGAAGCTGGAGCGTGTCAATTCCGCGCTCAATCGCCATCCCTACGTTTCCTCCTATCAGAACTGGGGCGAAGTCAATTACTGGGAAACGCCGTTCGAGTTCCTGCGCAGAAACGGACAGTGTCAAGACTACTCGGTCGCCAAGTTCATGATGCTGCGGGCCACGGGATTTCCAAACGAGCGCCTTCGAATCGTCATTGTGCACGACGACGAGCGGCAACTCGACCACGCCGTTCTGATCGCCTACGTTGACGGCGAAGCCTTGCTTCTCGATAACCAGTTTACAAGTGTGGTGCCGGCCGCAAAAGTTCGCCGATATCGCCCCTACTATTCGATCAATGAAACGGGGTGGTGGCTCTACATCGCCGAATCGAACGACCGTGGACATGGGGCTCGGGGCTTGGACTAG
- a CDS encoding SRPBCC domain-containing protein, producing the protein MASPSKPSAAEADQALSLELTRVFDAPPGEVFRSWIEPERIARWIGPRSIKAEVVRMDARPGGSYRIRMHDESGKVYTVSGVYREIIFPERLVFTWAWEEDGHGHRSGHESVAEITCRAIGRKTEMTIRHGRFETKESRDSHDHGWSGSFDKLADVLAGKPGRI; encoded by the coding sequence ATGGCAAGTCCAAGCAAGCCCAGCGCCGCGGAAGCTGATCAAGCCCTTTCGCTCGAGTTGACGCGAGTGTTCGATGCACCACCCGGGGAAGTGTTTCGAAGCTGGATTGAACCTGAGCGTATCGCGCGCTGGATCGGGCCGCGCAGCATCAAGGCGGAGGTGGTGAGAATGGATGCACGGCCGGGCGGATCCTACCGCATTCGGATGCACGACGAGTCGGGCAAGGTCTATACGGTGAGCGGCGTTTACCGCGAGATCATATTCCCCGAACGGCTCGTCTTCACCTGGGCATGGGAGGAAGACGGGCATGGGCACCGCAGCGGCCACGAGTCGGTGGCAGAGATCACGTGCCGAGCGATCGGCCGGAAAACGGAGATGACGATTCGCCATGGCCGGTTTGAAACGAAAGAGTCGCGCGATAGCCACGATCACGGCTGGAGTGGCTCGTTTGACAAGCTCGCGGACGTCCTTGCCGGCAAACCTGGAAGGATATGA
- a CDS encoding HlyD family type I secretion periplasmic adaptor subunit, translating into APLVEKGSAPRIELIRLDRTIADLEGQLSSTRISIPRAEAARDEIKRKIDEKIATFRSDTSADLAKRRSDLMAVTEKITAEQDRVTRTEVRSPVRGTIKEIKINTIGGVIRPGADLVEIVPLEDTLLVEAKVRPSDIAFLRPGQSAMVKISAYDFSIYGGLKAHLEQISADAIQEERGDGKGGSFFRVTLRTDKNHLGSEQNPLPIIPGMTASAEILTGQKSVLDYLLKPVLKARDRALHER; encoded by the coding sequence CGGCACCCCTTGTCGAGAAAGGGTCGGCCCCGCGTATCGAACTGATCCGCCTCGACCGCACCATCGCCGATCTCGAAGGCCAGCTCTCCTCGACCCGGATCTCGATCCCCCGCGCCGAGGCAGCACGGGATGAAATCAAGCGCAAGATCGACGAGAAGATCGCGACCTTCCGCTCCGATACGAGTGCGGATTTGGCAAAGCGCCGGTCCGACCTCATGGCGGTCACGGAGAAAATCACGGCAGAACAGGATCGCGTGACCCGCACGGAAGTGCGCTCGCCCGTCCGCGGCACGATCAAGGAAATCAAGATCAACACGATCGGCGGCGTCATTCGCCCCGGTGCCGACCTTGTGGAGATCGTCCCCCTCGAGGACACTTTGCTTGTCGAGGCCAAGGTGCGCCCCTCCGACATCGCCTTTCTCCGGCCCGGTCAATCGGCCATGGTGAAGATCAGCGCCTACGATTTCTCGATCTATGGCGGCCTCAAGGCGCATCTCGAGCAGATCAGCGCCGACGCCATCCAGGAGGAACGGGGCGATGGCAAGGGTGGAAGCTTTTTCCGTGTGACGCTTCGCACGGACAAGAACCACCTGGGGAGCGAACAGAACCCGCTGCCGATCATTCCGGGCATGACGGCGAGTGCGGAAATCCTCACCGGGCAGAAGAGCGTGCTCGACTATCTCCTGAAGCCCGTCCTCAAGGCGCGCGATCGCGCCCTGCACGAGCGTTGA